A part of Planococcus sp. MB-3u-03 genomic DNA contains:
- a CDS encoding SLC13 family permease has product MRNSKLVPRILAFLLAAGFALLWAFGLLDAYTDDQKLTLLLLGIAIGLWTVSAMPLAASSLLVLGLLLLFRLTEEPEQAFAGFLSDALYFILALTLISKVLVKAKADQVFVGVLLKMSKGKVQRVLVGLPLLIVFLPILLPSAVARFRILEPIIEQVNDRFALGKRSVFRQFSFYVIGMMNQNSTMIVFTGGGFPILAAQLLSDFGGIQISWLGWFVRIAPALWLSLLLISFGVWFFFKRRSGAGLQMEQMEFSPAARLPERFWWVIIPFFAMIISWIVIDQEQIPLIVAPFLLLAYYALPMNGLVDDRLVRDYDWETFLLLGASFSLGYLIEENGTAGVLASQLIQLLPAGMGQGVNIIFIACLIFLLRFLFVVPSTSMIVIFPIIVSFAEMLGLPILPMAFLLIMIIGGVTILPIHSPTTFLAFQKGAFSQREQLLIGSFSSVVITAIAILFAVFIW; this is encoded by the coding sequence GTGAGAAACTCTAAGCTAGTGCCGCGTATTCTTGCTTTTCTGCTGGCCGCCGGTTTTGCTCTTTTATGGGCGTTCGGTTTATTGGATGCTTATACGGATGACCAGAAACTGACGTTGCTATTGCTTGGCATCGCAATTGGTTTGTGGACGGTAAGCGCCATGCCGCTCGCCGCTTCGAGTCTTCTGGTGCTTGGCCTGCTGCTGCTTTTCCGTTTAACGGAAGAGCCGGAGCAGGCTTTTGCCGGTTTTCTGTCGGATGCGCTTTATTTTATCCTGGCACTGACTTTGATTTCCAAAGTGCTGGTGAAAGCGAAAGCCGATCAAGTCTTTGTCGGCGTGTTATTGAAAATGAGCAAAGGGAAAGTCCAGCGGGTATTGGTCGGCTTGCCGCTATTGATCGTCTTTTTGCCGATCCTGCTGCCTTCTGCTGTCGCCAGGTTCCGCATTCTTGAGCCGATCATCGAGCAAGTGAACGACCGCTTTGCACTCGGCAAGAGAAGCGTGTTCCGCCAATTCAGCTTTTATGTCATCGGCATGATGAACCAGAACTCGACGATGATCGTTTTCACAGGCGGCGGGTTTCCGATTTTAGCGGCTCAATTGCTGAGCGATTTTGGGGGTATCCAAATTTCCTGGCTCGGCTGGTTTGTGCGCATCGCACCTGCGCTTTGGCTGTCGCTGCTATTGATCAGTTTCGGTGTCTGGTTCTTTTTCAAACGCCGCAGCGGTGCCGGGCTTCAGATGGAGCAGATGGAATTCTCTCCAGCGGCCCGCTTGCCGGAACGTTTCTGGTGGGTGATCATCCCATTTTTCGCTATGATCATCAGCTGGATCGTCATCGATCAGGAACAGATTCCACTCATAGTGGCGCCTTTCTTATTGCTCGCATATTATGCATTGCCGATGAATGGGCTTGTCGATGACCGGCTCGTCCGGGATTACGACTGGGAAACTTTCCTATTGCTCGGCGCCTCATTTTCACTTGGCTATTTAATAGAAGAAAACGGAACGGCTGGTGTCTTGGCGAGCCAATTGATTCAACTGCTGCCAGCAGGAATGGGTCAGGGGGTAAATATTATTTTTATCGCTTGTCTCATTTTCCTATTGCGCTTTTTGTTTGTCGTGCCTTCCACATCGATGATTGTCATTTTTCCGATCATCGTCAGTTTTGCAGAAATGTTGGGCTTACCGATTTTGCCGATGGCGTTTTTATTGATCATGATCATCGGCGGCGTCACCATCTTGCCGATCCATTCACCGACCACTTTTCTGGCATTTCAAAAAGGGGCATTTTCCCAGCGTGAACAGTTGCTCATTGGCAGCTTTTCAAGTGTTGTCATCACGGCAATTGCCATCCTTTTCGCGGTTTTCATCTGGT
- a CDS encoding tripartite tricarboxylate transporter TctB family protein translates to MLASINRKLGLLLFIVAAVYLYLSFQLPNYEYAPIDADVIPKGLGILLLVLSVFLFFSRVVETDAEKAKRNIPKKELGVIAAVFAMIFVYILLFEAIGFIITTTLFIFFCSWFLGYRAWKTNILVSLLFPIVMYAIFVFALGIVLPRGILPF, encoded by the coding sequence TTGCTAGCAAGCATAAATCGGAAATTAGGGCTGCTGCTTTTCATTGTTGCGGCCGTCTATCTATATTTAAGTTTTCAATTGCCCAATTATGAATATGCCCCGATCGATGCGGATGTCATTCCGAAGGGCTTGGGCATCTTGTTATTGGTGTTGTCCGTCTTCCTGTTCTTTTCCCGTGTAGTGGAAACGGATGCGGAAAAGGCGAAGCGCAATATCCCGAAAAAAGAACTCGGGGTCATTGCCGCAGTGTTCGCTATGATTTTTGTCTACATTCTATTGTTTGAAGCGATCGGTTTTATCATCACGACGACATTGTTCATTTTCTTCTGTTCGTGGTTTTTAGGTTATAGAGCATGGAAGACAAATATATTGGTCTCTCTTCTATTCCCGATTGTTATGTATGCTATTTTCGTTTTCGCGCTGGGGATTGTATTGCCGCGCGGCATCTTGCCATTTTAA
- a CDS encoding tripartite tricarboxylate transporter substrate binding protein, protein MTVSALAFAGCGSEDTANTGEKTETSEPSKTIEMVAPAGSGGGWDTTAREVARVFGETEIIDENMTVINREGGGGAIGWAYVHGKEGDAHSMFVASPPLMFVPLNGQSEHGHEDFTPLANMIADYGAFAVREDSEFEDLNDLFDQMKDDPESITVIGTSAPGSMDHMQFVRIAKAAGVDPTKIKYVSDQEGGALTAVLNGSVDVFSTGVGETIEQVRAGNIKVLGVTAEERMEGEVLSEFPTAIEQGIDESFVNWRGFFGPPGMDQAAVDYYEAKFQELSESEEFAEVREKYGWNEMYMGSEEYNEFLEGEKEEIAALLEEIGLGQ, encoded by the coding sequence TTGACTGTAAGCGCTTTAGCATTTGCCGGGTGTGGATCCGAAGACACGGCTAATACAGGGGAGAAGACGGAAACTTCAGAACCGTCGAAAACGATTGAAATGGTAGCACCGGCCGGGTCAGGCGGCGGCTGGGATACGACAGCCCGTGAAGTTGCCCGTGTATTCGGCGAAACAGAAATCATCGATGAAAATATGACCGTCATCAACCGTGAAGGCGGAGGCGGAGCGATTGGTTGGGCTTACGTCCACGGAAAAGAAGGCGATGCCCACAGCATGTTCGTCGCTTCACCGCCACTGATGTTCGTTCCGCTCAACGGCCAATCGGAACACGGCCATGAAGACTTTACGCCGCTTGCCAATATGATTGCAGACTACGGCGCGTTCGCTGTCCGTGAAGATAGCGAGTTTGAAGATTTGAACGATCTATTCGACCAGATGAAAGACGATCCGGAAAGCATCACAGTTATCGGCACTTCCGCTCCAGGAAGCATGGACCATATGCAATTTGTCCGCATTGCCAAAGCGGCAGGCGTGGACCCGACAAAGATTAAATACGTTTCTGACCAAGAAGGGGGCGCTTTGACAGCGGTTCTGAATGGCTCGGTAGATGTCTTCTCCACAGGTGTCGGCGAAACAATCGAGCAAGTGCGTGCCGGCAATATCAAAGTTCTCGGTGTGACGGCAGAAGAACGCATGGAAGGGGAAGTGCTTTCCGAATTCCCGACAGCGATCGAGCAAGGCATCGATGAAAGCTTCGTCAACTGGCGCGGATTCTTCGGGCCTCCAGGCATGGACCAGGCAGCAGTCGATTATTATGAAGCTAAATTCCAGGAATTGAGTGAATCCGAAGAGTTTGCAGAAGTCCGCGAGAAGTACGGCTGGAACGAAATGTACATGGGCAGTGAAGAATATAACGAATTCCTCGAAGGCGAGAAAGAAGAAATTGCCGCATTGCTCGAGGAAATCGGATTAGGCCAATAA
- a CDS encoding response regulator, with protein sequence MLRVVIAEDDFRVAQVHEKFLAKIKQVELAAKAKDCAETLAAVKQERPDLVLLDNYMPDGLGIELIDELRKESPETDIILVSAANEREYIETALRKGVKGIILKPAELNQFTATIEKYRKDREKLSSQETIDQEYLDELFGVKAVKKEAPAVKGIDPLTMQKVQKLLAQYEDGVTAEKMGEEMGASRTTARRYLEYLVSTDDCYAELGYGIVGRPERKYFVK encoded by the coding sequence ATGCTGCGGGTAGTGATTGCAGAAGATGATTTTCGTGTTGCGCAAGTGCACGAGAAGTTTTTAGCGAAAATTAAACAAGTGGAACTGGCAGCAAAAGCGAAAGACTGCGCCGAAACGCTGGCGGCGGTCAAGCAAGAGCGGCCGGATTTGGTGCTATTGGATAATTACATGCCGGACGGGCTCGGCATTGAACTGATCGATGAGTTAAGGAAAGAAAGCCCGGAGACCGACATCATTCTCGTGTCGGCAGCAAACGAGCGGGAGTATATCGAAACGGCGCTGCGCAAGGGCGTAAAAGGCATCATCTTAAAACCTGCCGAACTTAATCAGTTCACTGCCACCATCGAGAAATACCGTAAAGACAGAGAAAAGCTGTCGAGCCAAGAAACCATCGACCAAGAGTATTTGGATGAACTGTTCGGCGTCAAGGCCGTCAAAAAAGAAGCGCCAGCGGTCAAAGGCATCGACCCGCTGACGATGCAGAAAGTGCAAAAGCTATTGGCGCAGTATGAAGATGGTGTAACCGCAGAGAAAATGGGCGAAGAGATGGGCGCTTCCCGCACGACTGCCAGGCGCTATCTGGAATACTTGGTGTCGACGGACGATTGTTACGCCGAGCTCGGATACGGGATTGTCGGCAGGCCGGAACGAAAATACTTTGTTAAATGA
- a CDS encoding ATP-binding protein codes for MKKLSLQTKIILLTTSLVLLTTVVFGGILSYQEIAEIKENIGQRAQETAIGISAMPTIVEAMDDEEPALQIQPIAEYLRKQVGAEFIVIGNRESIRYSHPDPEKIGKQMVGGDNERALQEGKVYVSEAFGSLGRSLRGKAPIYDGDGRVIGVVSVGYMIEDIEAIIFGNIMDVMALALLTLVIGVLGSILLARNIRKDTLGLEPREIARLYQDREALLSSIIEGVIAIDKDGRITELNSSAEKMLAMDQSFLHTPSDEILPELRMGETLTTGNSWKNKEILIGGTVFIVNQKPIWAEGEMVGAVSTFREKTEVQEVLETLSEIRQYSESLRAQTHEYANKLYAISGLLQLEETEEAVRLIQQETNHHEKQTKHTLNHIEDKKVQAILLGKMGKASEAKVELSVDENSSLAKLPAHVDISKVIHIVGNLIDNAIEEVESSDRKEVSFFITDIGNDLVIEVQDSGRGIETGNLDQFFTQGFSTKLEKADRGYGLAIVKQAVEDLDGWIEVDSTPQHGTVFSVFIPKKTMEVA; via the coding sequence ATGAAAAAATTATCGCTGCAAACCAAAATCATCCTGCTGACGACTTCGCTCGTGCTGTTGACGACAGTGGTATTCGGCGGGATTCTGAGCTATCAGGAAATTGCGGAAATCAAAGAGAACATCGGCCAGCGAGCGCAGGAAACGGCGATCGGTATTTCGGCCATGCCGACGATCGTCGAAGCGATGGACGACGAGGAACCGGCGCTGCAAATCCAGCCGATCGCTGAGTATTTGCGCAAGCAAGTGGGTGCAGAGTTCATCGTCATCGGCAATAGGGAGAGCATCCGTTATTCACATCCGGATCCGGAAAAGATCGGTAAACAGATGGTCGGCGGTGATAACGAGCGCGCTCTCCAAGAAGGAAAAGTCTATGTGTCCGAAGCATTCGGGTCGCTCGGCAGAAGCCTGCGCGGCAAAGCGCCGATCTATGACGGCGATGGGCGCGTCATCGGTGTGGTCTCGGTCGGTTATATGATCGAAGACATCGAAGCGATCATTTTCGGCAATATTATGGACGTGATGGCGCTGGCTCTATTGACGCTCGTCATTGGCGTCCTGGGCAGCATCCTGCTCGCAAGGAATATCCGGAAAGATACGCTGGGGCTTGAACCCCGGGAAATCGCCCGTTTGTACCAGGACCGGGAAGCTTTGCTGTCATCGATTATCGAAGGGGTCATCGCGATCGATAAAGACGGCCGCATCACGGAGTTGAACAGTTCCGCAGAAAAGATGCTCGCCATGGACCAAAGTTTTCTCCATACCCCATCCGATGAGATATTGCCGGAACTTAGGATGGGCGAAACCTTGACGACGGGGAATTCATGGAAGAATAAAGAAATCCTGATTGGCGGGACCGTTTTTATCGTCAACCAAAAGCCGATTTGGGCAGAAGGGGAAATGGTCGGCGCCGTTTCAACATTCCGTGAAAAAACGGAAGTGCAGGAAGTGCTGGAAACGCTGTCAGAAATCCGGCAATACTCGGAAAGCTTGCGGGCGCAAACGCATGAATACGCCAATAAACTGTATGCCATATCCGGGCTTCTCCAGTTGGAGGAGACCGAGGAAGCGGTCCGGCTGATCCAGCAAGAGACGAATCATCATGAAAAGCAGACGAAGCATACGTTGAATCATATCGAAGATAAAAAGGTCCAAGCGATCCTGCTCGGCAAAATGGGGAAAGCTTCCGAAGCGAAAGTCGAGCTGTCGGTGGATGAAAACAGTTCGCTAGCCAAATTGCCCGCCCATGTCGATATTTCCAAAGTCATTCACATTGTCGGGAATTTGATCGACAATGCCATTGAAGAAGTCGAGTCGAGCGACAGGAAAGAAGTGTCTTTCTTCATTACCGATATCGGCAACGACTTGGTCATCGAGGTCCAGGACAGCGGGCGCGGAATCGAAACCGGCAACCTCGACCAATTTTTCACGCAAGGATTCTCCACGAAACTTGAAAAAGCGGACAGGGGCTACGGCTTGGCGATCGTCAAACAAGCGGTTGAGGACTTGGATGGCTGGATTGAAGTGGATTCGACGCCGCAGCACGGGACGGTATTCAGCGTTTTTATCCCGAAAAAAACGATGGAGGTGGCATAA